In a genomic window of Flavobacterium lipolyticum:
- a CDS encoding glycoside hydrolase family 13 protein → MKNKKTSPIYKLVLIILLFSASAQAQIQKTEPPFWYAGMKNPELQIMFYGKDISQYETSVSNNAVIKSVEKTENPNYLFVTIDTQNLKASELVFSFKTKNKVAFTQKYTLKERRTNSADRKSYDASDVMYLIMPDRFANGNPKNDSNAALTEKGNRQDPSGRHGGDIEGIIKNLDYISSLGATTIWSTPLCEDNDKQHSYHTYAQSDVYKIDPRYGTNEDYARLSAEMHKRNMKLVMDYVTNHWGITHWMMKDIPTKTWFNQFETFTQTHHRREVITDIHASKIDKEVCIDGWFVPSMPDLNLRNPLVAKYLTQNAIWWIEYANLDGLRVDTYNYSDQTAMANWAKAVTNEYPNFNIVGEIWMHNQANLAYWQKDSKIGAIENYNSNLPSVMDFTLQSQISLAFNENEPSKDNGLIKFYNNFAMDYLYPDTNNILVFAENHDTDRINHNFKYDLAKYKLTMTLLATVRGIPQVYYGSEIGMGGDKSKGDADIRQDFPGGWAGDKNNAFTKEGRTAEQAAYFDFTSKLFNWRKSNEAVHFGKMTHYIPENNTYVYFRYTDAKTVMVVFNNNAKEQAIKTNRFKENIKTFKTGKDVITGKTFNLTSEITLEPKSALVLELE, encoded by the coding sequence ATGAAAAACAAAAAAACATCACCCATATATAAATTAGTTCTAATAATTTTGTTGTTTTCCGCTTCCGCGCAAGCACAAATCCAAAAAACAGAACCTCCATTTTGGTATGCCGGCATGAAAAATCCGGAATTGCAGATTATGTTCTACGGAAAAGACATTTCACAATACGAAACTTCTGTTTCCAACAATGCTGTGATTAAAAGCGTAGAAAAAACAGAAAATCCGAACTATCTTTTTGTGACCATCGATACACAAAACCTAAAAGCTTCAGAATTGGTTTTCTCCTTCAAAACCAAAAACAAAGTCGCTTTTACGCAAAAATACACCCTTAAAGAAAGACGAACCAACTCGGCAGATCGAAAAAGTTACGATGCATCAGATGTAATGTATCTTATCATGCCGGATCGTTTTGCCAACGGAAACCCAAAAAACGACAGCAATGCCGCTTTAACCGAAAAAGGGAACCGTCAGGATCCAAGTGGCCGTCATGGCGGAGACATCGAAGGAATCATTAAAAACCTGGATTATATTTCGTCTCTTGGTGCAACTACTATCTGGAGCACACCCCTTTGCGAAGACAACGACAAACAGCACTCGTACCATACTTATGCACAATCTGACGTTTACAAAATAGATCCGCGTTACGGAACTAATGAAGATTACGCCCGTTTATCTGCAGAAATGCACAAAAGAAACATGAAACTGGTAATGGATTATGTGACCAATCACTGGGGGATTACGCATTGGATGATGAAAGATATTCCAACCAAAACCTGGTTCAATCAATTCGAAACTTTTACACAAACGCACCACAGACGTGAAGTGATTACCGATATTCACGCTTCAAAAATAGATAAGGAAGTATGTATCGATGGCTGGTTTGTACCTTCAATGCCCGACCTGAACTTAAGAAATCCTCTTGTCGCCAAATACCTGACTCAAAATGCGATCTGGTGGATTGAATATGCCAATCTTGACGGATTAAGAGTTGACACTTACAATTACTCTGATCAAACCGCAATGGCCAATTGGGCAAAAGCAGTGACGAACGAATATCCTAATTTCAATATCGTTGGAGAAATATGGATGCACAATCAGGCGAACTTAGCTTATTGGCAAAAAGACAGTAAAATTGGAGCGATCGAAAATTACAATTCCAATTTACCAAGTGTGATGGATTTTACGCTTCAAAGCCAGATTAGCCTGGCTTTCAACGAAAATGAACCAAGCAAGGATAATGGATTGATTAAATTCTACAACAATTTTGCAATGGATTATTTGTACCCAGACACCAATAATATTTTAGTTTTTGCCGAAAATCATGACACAGACCGTATCAATCATAATTTTAAATATGATTTAGCAAAATACAAACTAACAATGACTTTATTGGCTACCGTACGTGGAATTCCACAAGTCTATTACGGTTCCGAAATTGGAATGGGCGGTGACAAAAGCAAAGGCGACGCCGATATTCGTCAGGATTTCCCGGGTGGATGGGCTGGCGATAAAAACAATGCTTTCACCAAAGAAGGCAGAACAGCTGAACAGGCTGCTTACTTTGATTTTACCTCTAAATTATTCAACTGGAGAAAATCAAACGAAGCCGTTCATTTTGGAAAGATGACACATTACATTCCGGAAAACAATACCTATGTGTATTTCAGATATACAGATGCTAAAACGGTAATGGTTGTTTTCAATAACAATGCAAAAGAGCAAGCTATAAAAACCAATCGCTTTAAAGAAAACATCAAAACTTTTAAAACAGGTAAAGACGTAATTACAGGAAAAACATTCAATTTAACGTCTGAAATTACTTTGGAACCAAAATCCGCTTTGGTTTTAGAATTGGAATAG
- a CDS encoding glycoside hydrolase family 97 protein: protein MKNLFFASLILFAFSSIAKAQQLKSPEGKFVMEFLLQNDGTPVYNLKYKNKEVVKTSKLGLELKDDKKSLLNDFTVVDTKTSTFDENWKPVWGEVDQIRNHYNELAVTLNQKGTERQIVIRFRLFDDGLGFRYEFPTQKNLTYFVIKEERTQFAMAGDHTAFWIPGDYDTQEYDYTKSKLSEIRGLSQKAYTANVSQKSFSPTGVQTSLMLKTADGIYINLHEAALINYSCMHLNLDDKNMIFQSWLTPDAKGNKGYMQAPSHSPWRTIMVSDDAREILASKMTLNLNDPSKIDDTSWIKPVKYIGVWWEMITGKSSWSYTNDFPTVQLGVSDFSKAKPNGTHGANNANVKKYIDFAAANGFDAVLVEGWNEGWEDWFGHSKDYVFDFVTPYPDFDVKGLQQYAKSKGVKIIMHHETSGSVRNYERHMDKAYQFMKDNGYDAVKSGYVGDILPRGENHYDQWIVNHYQYAIEKAADYKIMVNAHEAVRPTGICRTYPNLIGNEAARGTEYQAFGGSKPNHVTVLPFTRLIGGPMDYTPGIFEMDISKMNPDNKSHVNSTLANQLALYVTMYSPLQMAADTPENYNRFPDAFQFIKDVAVDWSESKYIEAEPGDFITVARKAKGTNNWFVGNVNGETARTSNIDFSFLEKGKKYTATIYADAKEAHYKTNPQAYTIKKIAVTNKSKLSQLSAPGGGYAISIIETK, encoded by the coding sequence ATGAAAAACTTATTTTTCGCAAGTTTAATCCTGTTTGCTTTCAGTTCAATAGCAAAAGCACAACAATTAAAATCACCCGAAGGAAAGTTCGTAATGGAGTTTTTGCTTCAAAACGACGGAACTCCAGTTTACAATCTGAAATACAAAAACAAAGAGGTTGTAAAAACCAGTAAATTAGGTCTTGAACTAAAAGATGATAAAAAATCTTTACTGAATGATTTTACAGTTGTTGATACCAAAACAAGCACTTTTGACGAAAACTGGAAACCGGTTTGGGGAGAAGTAGATCAGATCAGAAACCATTACAATGAACTGGCTGTAACTTTAAATCAAAAAGGAACAGAAAGACAAATCGTAATCCGTTTCCGTTTGTTTGATGACGGTTTAGGATTTCGATATGAGTTCCCGACTCAAAAAAACCTTACCTATTTTGTAATTAAGGAAGAAAGAACCCAATTTGCAATGGCGGGCGACCATACTGCATTCTGGATTCCGGGAGATTATGACACTCAGGAATACGATTACACCAAATCGAAATTATCTGAAATCAGAGGTTTATCTCAAAAAGCATATACTGCCAACGTATCACAGAAATCTTTTTCTCCAACAGGAGTGCAGACTTCTTTGATGCTAAAAACAGCTGATGGTATTTACATTAACTTACATGAAGCCGCTTTGATTAACTATTCTTGCATGCACCTGAATTTAGATGATAAAAACATGATTTTTCAATCGTGGTTAACACCGGATGCAAAAGGAAACAAAGGATACATGCAGGCACCAAGTCATTCACCTTGGAGAACGATTATGGTAAGCGATGATGCGAGAGAAATCTTGGCTTCAAAAATGACTTTAAACTTAAACGATCCGTCAAAAATTGATGATACTTCTTGGATTAAACCTGTAAAATATATTGGGGTTTGGTGGGAGATGATTACAGGGAAAAGTTCTTGGTCGTACACCAATGATTTTCCAACCGTACAATTGGGTGTTTCTGATTTCTCAAAAGCAAAACCAAACGGAACACACGGAGCGAATAATGCTAATGTAAAAAAATACATTGATTTTGCTGCTGCAAATGGCTTCGATGCTGTTTTGGTTGAAGGATGGAACGAGGGCTGGGAAGACTGGTTTGGACACTCTAAAGATTATGTTTTTGATTTTGTAACACCTTACCCTGATTTTGACGTAAAAGGTTTACAGCAATACGCAAAATCAAAAGGAGTGAAAATCATCATGCACCATGAAACGTCAGGTTCAGTTCGTAATTACGAGCGCCATATGGACAAGGCCTACCAGTTCATGAAAGACAACGGATACGATGCTGTAAAAAGCGGTTATGTTGGAGACATCCTGCCTCGTGGTGAAAACCATTACGACCAGTGGATTGTAAACCACTACCAATATGCCATTGAAAAAGCAGCCGATTATAAAATTATGGTGAATGCTCACGAAGCCGTTCGTCCAACCGGAATTTGCAGAACCTACCCGAACTTAATTGGAAATGAAGCGGCAAGAGGAACAGAATACCAGGCTTTTGGAGGTTCTAAACCAAACCACGTAACCGTTTTACCATTTACACGTTTGATTGGAGGCCCAATGGATTACACTCCGGGAATCTTCGAAATGGATATCAGTAAAATGAATCCGGATAACAAATCGCATGTAAACAGTACACTGGCAAACCAATTGGCATTATACGTTACCATGTACAGCCCGTTGCAAATGGCTGCTGATACTCCTGAAAACTACAACCGTTTTCCGGATGCCTTTCAATTCATTAAAGATGTGGCCGTAGACTGGTCTGAAAGTAAATATATCGAAGCTGAGCCGGGTGATTTTATCACGGTTGCCCGTAAAGCAAAAGGAACCAATAACTGGTTCGTTGGAAACGTAAACGGAGAAACTGCCCGTACCTCAAACATTGATTTCAGTTTTCTTGAAAAAGGAAAAAAATACACAGCAACAATTTATGCTGATGCAAAAGAGGCGCATTACAAAACCAACCCACAAGCTTACACCATCAAGAAAATTGCGGTGACCAATAAATCAAAATTATCTCAGTTGTCTGCTCCTGGCGGCGGTTATGCGATCAGCATTATCGAAACGAAGTAA
- the pgmB gene encoding beta-phosphoglucomutase — MNNKKAFIFDLDGVIVDTAKYHFLAWQKIAKALNINFTHEHNELLKGVSRVRSLDIILELGNVPASQEDIDKWLIQKNEDYLSYLVDMDESEILPGVFNILQFLKEQNQGIALGSASKNARPILEKTGILSYFDVIVDGNDVTNAKPDPEVFLKAAQLLQVSPENSFVFEDSVAGVQAANIGKMTSIGIGSKTILHEAHYIFEDFNSMDTPFIESLIRK, encoded by the coding sequence ATGAATAATAAAAAAGCATTCATCTTCGATCTTGATGGAGTGATCGTTGATACCGCTAAATACCACTTTTTAGCCTGGCAGAAAATTGCAAAGGCGTTAAACATAAACTTTACACACGAACACAACGAATTACTTAAAGGAGTAAGCCGCGTGCGTTCGCTAGACATAATTCTTGAATTAGGGAACGTTCCCGCTTCTCAGGAAGACATAGACAAATGGCTCATTCAGAAAAACGAAGACTATTTATCTTATCTGGTTGACATGGACGAGAGCGAAATTCTTCCCGGAGTTTTTAATATTCTTCAATTCTTAAAAGAACAAAATCAGGGAATTGCATTGGGTTCTGCCAGTAAAAATGCACGCCCGATTCTGGAGAAAACCGGAATACTTTCGTACTTCGATGTTATTGTAGACGGAAACGACGTTACCAATGCCAAACCGGACCCTGAAGTTTTCCTAAAAGCGGCTCAACTGTTACAGGTTAGCCCTGAAAACTCCTTTGTTTTTGAAGATTCAGTTGCCGGAGTTCAGGCCGCCAATATTGGAAAAATGACCAGTATCGGAATCGGTTCCAAAACAATTCTGCACGAAGCACACTATATCTTTGAGGATTTTAACTCAATGGATACTCCTTTTATCGAATCATTAATTCGGAAATAA
- a CDS encoding NAD(P)/FAD-dependent oxidoreductase, whose product MTQNFDIIIVGGGAAGFFTAINIAEKNPKLKIAILERGKEVLSKVRVSGGGRCNVTHACFEPNELVKFYPRGEKELRGPFHQFCSGDTIEWFEKHGVELKIEEDGRMFPVSNSSQTIIDCFLKATEKLGIKVLTGQSVQSIFKKEDCWKIDTQNENFAAEKLVMATGSNPKIWEMLQTQGHAIVSPVPSLFTFNIKDPRIKELPGVAAQVTVTVKDTKLESTGPLLITHWGMSGPAVLKLSAWGARILHNKNYQFTIYVNWLNDVDTEDAEKILKDLKQEHAKKTVSKKSPFDFPNRLWESLVLASGIDTETKWADLSKNQLQQLASQLTKATFQVNGKSTFKEEFVTAGGIDLKEINFKTMESKLHENLYFAGEIVNIDAITGGFNFQNAWTSGFILANAI is encoded by the coding sequence ATGACTCAAAATTTCGACATAATCATCGTTGGCGGAGGTGCTGCAGGTTTTTTCACAGCGATTAATATTGCAGAGAAAAATCCTAAACTAAAAATTGCCATTTTAGAACGAGGAAAAGAAGTACTTTCTAAAGTTCGTGTTTCAGGTGGGGGAAGATGTAACGTAACGCATGCCTGCTTTGAACCCAATGAATTGGTTAAATTTTATCCGCGTGGCGAAAAAGAACTTCGCGGTCCTTTTCATCAGTTTTGTTCGGGAGATACCATCGAATGGTTCGAAAAACATGGTGTTGAGCTTAAAATCGAAGAAGATGGCAGAATGTTTCCTGTTTCCAATTCCTCACAAACCATTATCGATTGTTTCTTAAAAGCAACCGAAAAACTAGGCATAAAGGTACTCACGGGGCAAAGCGTACAATCGATTTTTAAAAAAGAAGATTGTTGGAAAATTGATACCCAAAATGAAAATTTCGCTGCCGAAAAATTAGTAATGGCTACCGGAAGCAATCCTAAAATCTGGGAAATGCTGCAAACACAAGGACATGCAATTGTAAGTCCGGTTCCCTCCTTGTTTACTTTCAACATCAAAGACCCTAGAATCAAAGAATTACCCGGAGTTGCAGCACAAGTCACTGTAACCGTAAAAGATACCAAACTCGAGTCGACGGGACCTTTGTTAATCACACATTGGGGAATGAGCGGTCCCGCGGTTCTGAAACTGTCTGCCTGGGGCGCCAGAATTCTTCACAACAAAAACTATCAGTTTACTATTTACGTTAATTGGTTAAATGATGTTGACACCGAAGATGCTGAAAAAATACTAAAAGATCTAAAACAGGAGCATGCCAAAAAAACCGTCTCGAAAAAATCTCCTTTCGATTTTCCAAATCGTTTATGGGAAAGTTTAGTTCTGGCTTCAGGCATTGACACCGAAACCAAATGGGCCGATTTGTCTAAAAATCAATTGCAACAGCTCGCTTCACAACTTACGAAAGCAACATTTCAGGTCAACGGAAAAAGTACTTTTAAAGAAGAATTTGTTACAGCAGGTGGAATCGATTTAAAAGAAATCAACTTCAAAACCATGGAAAGCAAACTACATGAAAACCTCTATTTTGCTGGCGAAATTGTTAATATTGATGCCATTACAGGAGGATTTAATTTTCAAAATGCCTGGACAAGCGGGTTTATTTTGGCGAATGCTATTTAA
- a CDS encoding MFS transporter encodes MEKRKLSFWEIWNMSFGFLGIQFGFALQNANTSRIFETLGAKIDEIPILWIAAPVSGLIIQPVIGYFSDRTWTRLGRRRPYFLIGAILSSVALFIMPNSPTLWIAAGTLWIMDASINVSMEPFRAFVGDNLPEKQRTLGFAMQSFFIGTGAVVGSVLPYLFTNFFDVSNTAPEGIIPDSVKWSFYIGGIVFLLSVLWTVFKTTEYTPEELHAFELQSKKDKEGLILNPETESESNIKRQFFLGLVLAVVGALVSFLIFENSLAKELYILFVGLVFMGILFMIASQLRTSKVHNGFTIIMTDLLNMPVTMKKLAWVQFFSWFALFSMWIYTTQAVTQHIFGTTDTTSKIYNDAADWVSVLFTVYNGVAAAVAFLLPVIAKKVGVRATHLLALCAGGVGLISIYFIGDKQMLILPMLGVGIAWASILSMPYAMLSGALPAAKMGYYMGVFNFFVVIPQIVAATILGFVIKQFFHNEPIYALIIGGVSMIFAGLLTLRVNSRTKIEIHE; translated from the coding sequence ATGGAAAAGCGTAAATTAAGTTTCTGGGAAATTTGGAACATGAGTTTCGGTTTCTTGGGAATACAGTTTGGTTTTGCACTGCAAAATGCAAATACTTCAAGAATTTTTGAAACTCTGGGTGCCAAAATTGACGAAATTCCAATTTTATGGATTGCGGCTCCGGTTTCAGGATTAATTATCCAACCCGTAATTGGTTATTTTAGCGATAGAACCTGGACTCGTTTAGGCAGACGCCGTCCCTATTTTCTAATTGGGGCCATCTTGTCTTCTGTTGCCTTATTCATCATGCCCAACTCTCCAACTTTATGGATAGCTGCCGGTACTTTATGGATCATGGACGCATCGATAAATGTTTCAATGGAACCTTTTCGTGCTTTTGTTGGAGATAATTTGCCTGAAAAGCAGCGTACTCTAGGTTTTGCCATGCAAAGTTTCTTTATCGGAACCGGTGCGGTTGTAGGTTCGGTTTTACCCTATCTTTTTACTAATTTTTTCGACGTAAGCAATACGGCTCCGGAAGGAATTATACCGGATTCTGTTAAATGGTCCTTTTATATTGGCGGAATTGTTTTCCTGCTTTCTGTTTTATGGACTGTTTTTAAAACAACTGAATACACTCCTGAGGAACTTCATGCTTTTGAACTTCAAAGCAAAAAAGACAAAGAAGGTCTTATCCTCAATCCGGAAACAGAATCTGAAAGTAACATCAAAAGACAATTCTTTTTAGGGTTAGTATTGGCGGTAGTTGGAGCTCTGGTTTCCTTTTTAATTTTCGAGAACAGTTTGGCTAAAGAACTTTACATTCTGTTTGTTGGCTTGGTTTTCATGGGTATTTTATTCATGATTGCTTCACAATTAAGAACTTCAAAGGTTCACAATGGTTTTACGATCATCATGACCGATCTTTTGAACATGCCTGTCACGATGAAAAAACTGGCCTGGGTGCAGTTCTTCTCCTGGTTTGCCTTATTCTCGATGTGGATTTATACGACACAAGCCGTTACACAACATATTTTTGGTACTACAGACACTACTTCTAAAATTTACAATGATGCCGCCGACTGGGTTTCAGTTTTGTTCACAGTTTACAACGGAGTAGCGGCAGCAGTTGCTTTTTTATTGCCGGTTATTGCAAAAAAAGTAGGCGTTAGAGCAACACATTTACTGGCCTTATGTGCCGGAGGTGTTGGTTTAATTTCGATTTATTTTATTGGCGACAAACAAATGCTCATTCTTCCAATGTTGGGAGTGGGTATCGCGTGGGCAAGTATACTGTCAATGCCTTATGCCATGCTATCCGGAGCCTTACCCGCAGCAAAAATGGGGTATTATATGGGAGTTTTCAACTTCTTCGTAGTAATACCACAAATTGTGGCTGCCACAATCTTAGGATTTGTCATCAAACAATTCTTTCACAACGAACCTATCTACGCCTTAATTATTGGAGGTGTATCTATGATATTTGCCGGATTACTTACCCTTAGAGTAAATAGCAGAACTAAAATTGAAATTCATGAATAA
- a CDS encoding glycerophosphodiester phosphodiesterase, which produces MNKMLKIAHRGAKAYEPENTLQAFQKALDLNSDGIELDVHLSADDHIIVMHDETIDRTTNGKGFVNTFSLGDLKSFLIDEKYQIPTLNEVFDLVDKKCLINIELKGLGTPKKVVTLIEHYISEKNWNYNHFIVSSFDWNMLQETSNLNQKIPIGVLTEEDPDTALAFAETIKAKAIHPDFHLLTSENVSKIQQKGFLVLPWTVNTEEDIQKVKSYKVDGIISDCPDKI; this is translated from the coding sequence ATGAACAAAATGCTAAAAATAGCTCATAGAGGTGCAAAAGCATACGAACCTGAAAATACTTTACAAGCTTTTCAGAAAGCCTTAGACCTAAATTCAGACGGAATTGAACTTGACGTTCACCTTAGTGCTGACGATCATATAATTGTAATGCACGATGAAACGATAGACAGAACAACTAACGGAAAAGGTTTTGTTAATACTTTTTCTTTAGGTGATTTAAAATCGTTTCTGATTGATGAGAAGTATCAAATCCCTACTTTAAATGAGGTTTTTGATTTAGTTGACAAAAAATGTCTGATCAATATCGAATTAAAAGGTTTAGGAACTCCCAAAAAAGTTGTCACATTAATTGAACATTATATCTCAGAAAAAAACTGGAACTACAATCATTTTATTGTTTCAAGTTTCGATTGGAATATGCTACAGGAAACATCCAATTTAAATCAAAAAATTCCGATTGGTGTTTTAACAGAAGAAGATCCTGATACTGCTTTGGCTTTCGCCGAAACCATAAAAGCAAAAGCCATCCATCCTGATTTTCATTTATTGACTTCGGAAAATGTAAGCAAAATACAGCAAAAAGGATTTCTCGTTCTGCCCTGGACCGTTAATACGGAAGAAGACATTCAAAAAGTAAAAAGTTATAAAGTAGATGGAATAATCTCTGATTGTCCGGATAAAATATAA
- a CDS encoding glycoside hydrolase family 65 protein, which yields MNQDYIKPDNWSIIEEGFDAERVKSSESLFSIGNGAMGQRANFEETYSGETFQGSYIAGIYYPDKTKVGWWKNGYPKYFAKVLNAPNWIGIDIQINEENLDLHHCTAVKNFRRELNMKEGWYNRSFEATLKNGTEIAVNIRRFLSLDLDETGIIKYEITPLNKDAKIVYKPYIDAGVTNEDANWDEKFWEPLEVKKGANEAFVTAQTFKTHFKVTTFMHNTIFANGENVNISPSTIDSTADKIQFTYGTIIAKGQTSSIQKIGGYTVSLNHENTLTAAEKCIKTAVALGYDTLLQNQIEAWSKIWEMSDITIDGDVKAQQGIRFNIFQLNQTYLGKDSRLNIGPKGFTGEKYGGSTYWDTEAYCIPFYMATKDQQVARNLLTYRFNQLDKAIENAKDNLGFKNGAALYPMVTMNGEECHNEWEITHEEIHRNGAIAFAIYNYHRFTGDYSYIPEKGLEVLIGIARFWHQRASFSKAKNQYVILGVTGPNEYENNINNNFYTNYIAKWCIDYAEEQINKVAAEYPADHQRIMEKVALSSAEILEWKKVAGNMYFPTSEELGIYLQQDGFLDKELIPVKDLDRSQRPINQKWSWDRVLRSPYIKQADVLQCFYFFEDHFSKEELKRNFEFYESFTVHESSLSPCVHSIQAAVLDKMDMAYTFYLRTSRLDLDDYNKEVEEGCHITSMAGTWMSIVEGFGGMRVKNDQLHFSPKIPKEWNGYSFKINFRNQILKVAVNHNGTTFTVDGDQDLTLVVNGDPVTAEKLFQTN from the coding sequence ATGAATCAAGATTACATTAAACCAGACAATTGGTCCATCATCGAAGAAGGCTTTGACGCTGAGAGAGTAAAATCATCAGAAAGTCTTTTTAGCATCGGAAACGGTGCTATGGGACAACGCGCCAATTTTGAAGAAACTTATTCGGGTGAAACTTTTCAGGGAAGCTACATTGCCGGAATCTATTATCCGGACAAAACTAAAGTAGGCTGGTGGAAAAACGGATACCCTAAATACTTCGCCAAAGTATTAAACGCTCCAAACTGGATTGGAATTGACATTCAGATCAACGAAGAAAACCTGGATTTGCACCATTGTACTGCTGTGAAAAATTTTCGCAGAGAATTGAACATGAAAGAAGGCTGGTACAATCGTTCTTTTGAAGCGACTTTAAAAAACGGAACCGAAATTGCCGTAAACATTCGTCGTTTTCTTTCTTTAGATCTGGATGAAACCGGAATCATCAAATACGAGATCACCCCTTTAAACAAAGATGCCAAAATTGTTTACAAACCTTATATCGATGCAGGAGTTACCAATGAAGATGCCAACTGGGACGAAAAATTCTGGGAACCTCTTGAAGTTAAAAAAGGAGCAAATGAAGCTTTTGTAACGGCGCAGACTTTTAAAACGCATTTTAAAGTAACCACTTTTATGCACAATACGATTTTTGCCAACGGAGAAAATGTAAACATTTCGCCGTCAACAATCGATTCAACTGCCGATAAAATTCAGTTTACTTACGGTACCATTATCGCAAAAGGACAAACCTCATCAATCCAAAAAATTGGTGGTTATACCGTTTCTTTGAACCATGAAAACACACTGACTGCAGCCGAAAAATGTATTAAAACTGCCGTTGCTCTTGGTTATGACACTTTACTTCAGAATCAAATTGAGGCCTGGAGTAAAATCTGGGAAATGTCAGACATTACCATTGACGGAGACGTAAAAGCACAACAGGGAATCCGTTTTAATATTTTTCAGTTAAATCAGACTTACTTAGGGAAAGACAGCCGTTTGAATATCGGACCAAAAGGTTTCACCGGAGAAAAATATGGCGGATCTACCTATTGGGATACTGAGGCTTATTGCATTCCGTTTTACATGGCCACGAAAGATCAGCAGGTTGCCCGCAATTTGTTGACCTACCGTTTCAACCAATTGGACAAAGCAATTGAAAACGCCAAAGACAATTTAGGTTTTAAAAACGGTGCCGCTTTGTATCCAATGGTAACCATGAATGGCGAAGAATGTCACAACGAATGGGAAATCACACACGAGGAAATCCACAGAAACGGAGCTATTGCTTTTGCCATTTACAATTACCACCGTTTTACCGGAGACTACTCTTATATTCCTGAAAAAGGTTTAGAAGTACTCATTGGAATTGCGCGTTTTTGGCACCAAAGAGCTTCTTTCTCTAAAGCCAAAAATCAATATGTGATTCTGGGAGTTACAGGTCCAAACGAATACGAAAACAATATCAACAATAATTTCTACACCAATTATATTGCAAAATGGTGTATTGATTATGCCGAAGAACAAATTAACAAAGTGGCTGCCGAATATCCTGCAGATCATCAGAGAATTATGGAAAAAGTAGCTCTTTCTTCTGCTGAAATTCTGGAATGGAAAAAAGTCGCCGGTAACATGTATTTCCCAACTTCAGAAGAATTAGGCATCTACTTGCAGCAAGACGGATTCTTAGACAAAGAATTAATTCCGGTAAAAGACTTAGACCGTTCTCAGCGTCCTATTAATCAAAAGTGGTCCTGGGATCGTGTATTGCGCTCGCCATATATCAAACAAGCCGATGTTTTACAGTGTTTTTATTTCTTCGAAGATCATTTTTCTAAAGAAGAATTAAAACGTAATTTTGAGTTCTACGAATCCTTTACGGTTCATGAAAGCTCGCTGTCGCCTTGTGTTCACTCTATTCAGGCTGCTGTTTTAGACAAAATGGACATGGCCTATACCTTCTATTTAAGAACCTCCCGCTTGGATCTCGATGATTATAACAAAGAAGTTGAAGAAGGCTGTCATATTACCTCAATGGCCGGAACATGGATGAGTATCGTGGAAGGTTTTGGCGGAATGCGTGTGAAAAACGATCAGCTTCATTTTTCGCCAAAAATCCCAAAAGAATGGAACGGTTATTCTTTTAAAATTAATTTCAGAAATCAAATTTTAAAAGTAGCTGTAAATCATAATGGAACAACTTTTACGGTAGACGGTGATCAGGATTTAACCCTTGTAGTTAATGGAGATCCGGTAACCGCAGAAAAATTGTTTCAAACCAATTAA